One region of Alosa alosa isolate M-15738 ecotype Scorff River chromosome 1, AALO_Geno_1.1, whole genome shotgun sequence genomic DNA includes:
- the mab21l2 gene encoding protein mab-21-like 2, translating to MIATQAKLVYQLNKYYNERCQTRKAAIAKTIREVCKVVSDVLKEVEVQEPRFISSLSEIDARYEGMEVIAPNEFEVVLYLNQMGVFNFVDDGSLPGCAVLKLSDGRKRSMSLWVEFITASGYLSARKIRSRFQTLVAQAVDKCSYRDVVKMVADTSEVKLRIRERYVVQITPAFKCTGIWPRSAAQWPMPHIPWPGPNRVAEVKAEGFNLLSKECYSLTGKQSSAESDAWVLQFSEAENRLLMSGCRKKCLSVLKTLRDRHLELPGMPLNNYHMKTLLLYECEKHPRETDWDESCLGDRLNGILLQLISCLQCRRCPHYFLPNLDLFQGKPHSALEAAAKQTWRLAREILTNAKSLDKL from the coding sequence ATGATTGCGACGCAGGCTAAGCTGGTTTACCAGCTCAACAAATACTACAACGAACGATGTCAGACGCGCAAAGCAGCGATTGCCAAAACTATTCGGGAGGTATGCAAGGTTGTATCGGACGTCCTAAAGGAGGTGGAAGTCCAGGAGCCTCGCTTCATAAGCTCTCTTAGCGAAATTGATGCGCGCTACGAGGGCATGGAAGTCATTGCACCCAACGAATTCGAGGTGGTGCTTTACCTGAACCAGATGGGCGTCTTCAACTTCGTGGATGACGGATCCCTGCCTGGCTGTGCAGTCTTGAAGCTCAGTGACGGCCGCAAAAGAAGCATGTCACTTTGGGTCGAGTTCATCACTGCCTCTGGCTACCTCTCGGCCCGTAAGATCCGCTCTCGGTTTCAGACTCTTGTGGCACAGGCCGTGGATAAATGCAGTTACCGTGACGTGGTCAAGATGGTGGCTGACACCAGCGAGGTTAAACTGCGCATCAGAGAGAGGTATGTTGTGCAGATCACGCCAGCGTTTAAATGCACGGGTATCTGGCCTAGAAGTGCTGCCCAGTGGCCCATGCCTCACATCCCGTGGCCAGGTCCCAACAGGGTCGCTGAAGTGAAAGCTGAGGGATTCAATCTTCTCTCCAAGGAGTGCTACTCCTTAACTGGTAAACAGAGTTCAGCAGAGAGCGACGCCTGGGTCTTGCAGTTCAGTGAGGCCGAGAATAGACTCCTGATGTCGGGCTGCAGGAAGAAGTGTCTATCAGTTTTAAAGACTTTGCGCGACCGACACCTGGAGCTGCCAGGCATGCCCCTTAACAACTATCACATGAAGACTCTACTGCTCTATGAGTGCGAGAAGCACCCGCGGGAAACCGACTGGGATGAGTCCTGCCTCGGGGACCGACTAAACGGCATTCTGCTACAGCTCATCTCTTGTTTGCAGTGCCGCAGATGCCCCCATTACTTCTTACCAAATTTGGACCTTTTTCAGGGGAAGCCTCATTCAGCCCTTGAAGCAGCAGCTAAACAGACATGGAGACTTGCGAGAGAAATCCTGACCAATGCGAAAAGTTTGGACAAATTGTAG